Proteins encoded in a region of the Haloarcula sp. CBA1129 genome:
- a CDS encoding archaeosine biosynthesis radical SAM protein RaSEA: MSKPSPEVYEEGKGMDAHNSVMRDIRSRNDSTYDPREPTRVWLDEDNTPDGVYQSLTIILNTGGCRWARAGGCTMCGYVAESVEGGSVAHEDLMAQIQHCLDHEAENSDDKSGLIKIYTSGSFLDEREVPAETRQAIAETFADRERIVVESLPDFVDEETVGDFVDVGLETDVAVGLETATDRVRHDCVNKYFHFADFEAASEAAQAAGAGVKAYLLMKPPFLSEAEAVEDMKRSVRRCAAVEGCHTVSMNPCNVQRYTMVEELYHDGGYRPPWLWSVADVLESTADEDVIVVSDPVGHGSDRGPHNCGECDDKVQRAIKDFDLRQDPSVFEQVSCECEATWDAVIERERSYSLPLAR; encoded by the coding sequence ATGAGCAAGCCCAGTCCCGAGGTCTACGAGGAGGGCAAGGGCATGGACGCCCACAACTCCGTGATGCGTGACATCCGGTCGCGCAACGACTCGACCTACGACCCTCGCGAGCCGACCCGCGTGTGGCTCGACGAGGACAACACGCCAGACGGCGTGTATCAGAGCCTGACTATCATCCTGAACACCGGCGGCTGCCGGTGGGCCCGCGCCGGCGGCTGTACGATGTGTGGCTACGTCGCCGAGAGCGTCGAGGGCGGCAGCGTCGCCCACGAGGACCTCATGGCCCAGATCCAGCACTGTCTGGACCACGAGGCGGAGAACAGCGACGACAAGAGCGGCCTCATCAAGATCTACACCTCCGGGAGCTTCCTCGACGAGCGTGAGGTCCCGGCGGAAACGCGTCAGGCTATCGCCGAAACCTTCGCCGACCGCGAGCGCATCGTCGTCGAGTCGCTGCCCGATTTCGTCGACGAGGAGACGGTCGGCGACTTCGTCGATGTGGGGCTGGAAACCGACGTAGCCGTCGGTCTGGAGACGGCGACTGACCGCGTGCGCCACGACTGCGTGAACAAGTACTTCCACTTCGCCGACTTCGAGGCCGCCTCCGAGGCGGCACAGGCGGCCGGTGCGGGTGTCAAGGCGTATCTACTGATGAAGCCACCCTTCCTCTCTGAAGCCGAGGCCGTCGAAGATATGAAGCGGTCGGTGCGACGCTGTGCGGCCGTTGAGGGCTGTCACACCGTCTCGATGAACCCCTGTAACGTCCAGCGCTACACGATGGTCGAGGAACTGTACCACGACGGCGGCTACCGCCCGCCGTGGCTCTGGTCGGTCGCCGACGTGCTGGAATCGACCGCTGACGAGGATGTCATCGTCGTTTCGGACCCGGTCGGCCACGGCAGCGACCGCGGCCCGCACAACTGCGGCGAGTGCGACGACAAAGTTCAGCGTGCCATCAAGGACTTCGACCTGCGACAGGACCCGTCGGTGTTCGAGCAGGTGAGTTGCGAGTGCGAAGCGACGTGGGACGCCGTCATCGAACGCGAGCGGAGCTACTCACTCCCGCTCGCTCGATAG
- a CDS encoding alginate lyase family protein, with protein sequence MFVHLDTLAAIQSRVENGDSPWTEAYEAFIDDVRDAMAADPESVTDNGDGHEFKTKGPENPAARKDYVAAIRTGDRIRDLGLAYQYSSDDRYAEKAVELLDHWFLNAETRMAPVKTNSIEQFITLPKMWWGAELVRGHDAWNDDSVGTEADLQAWVKTFLDDVGHGIPTEMGQQNIFNWKEMTHAAGSVYLREWDRFRDAMQRNRQDGFNQLREDGLLENEIVRASSLAYSLYAAKALVTAAELSRLYADKLDGPTLYEYQKFDGDRGAIERILDAHAPYVADPEAWEAMGEGDPDRFVNSDGFPARKQEAASSLYEVAYSYYEKDTYLKTLKQSGRPVKNVPTYVSAQQAAIDDPDRPHRDERILGWTTFTHGERFRLDL encoded by the coding sequence ATGTTCGTCCACCTCGACACACTGGCCGCGATACAGTCCCGCGTCGAGAACGGCGACAGCCCGTGGACGGAAGCCTACGAAGCTTTCATCGACGACGTTCGTGACGCGATGGCAGCGGATCCCGAGAGTGTCACGGACAACGGCGACGGCCACGAGTTCAAAACGAAAGGCCCCGAGAACCCCGCGGCGCGCAAGGACTACGTCGCCGCCATCAGAACCGGGGACCGGATCCGCGACCTCGGCCTCGCGTACCAGTACAGCAGCGATGACCGGTACGCCGAGAAAGCCGTCGAACTGTTGGATCACTGGTTCCTCAACGCGGAGACTCGGATGGCTCCCGTGAAAACAAACAGCATCGAACAGTTCATTACGCTCCCGAAAATGTGGTGGGGCGCGGAACTCGTTCGCGGCCACGATGCGTGGAACGACGACAGCGTCGGTACGGAGGCCGACCTGCAGGCGTGGGTCAAGACGTTCCTAGACGACGTTGGCCATGGCATTCCGACCGAGATGGGCCAGCAGAACATCTTCAACTGGAAGGAGATGACCCATGCCGCCGGCTCAGTGTATCTCCGGGAGTGGGACCGCTTCCGTGATGCCATGCAGCGGAACCGTCAAGACGGCTTCAACCAACTCCGAGAGGACGGCCTGCTGGAAAACGAGATCGTTCGCGCGTCGAGCCTCGCATACTCGCTGTACGCGGCAAAAGCACTGGTCACCGCCGCGGAACTCAGCCGACTCTACGCCGACAAGCTCGACGGCCCCACACTGTACGAGTACCAGAAGTTCGACGGTGACAGGGGTGCAATCGAACGTATTCTCGACGCCCACGCGCCATACGTGGCTGACCCAGAAGCCTGGGAAGCGATGGGTGAGGGAGATCCGGACCGGTTCGTCAACAGTGACGGCTTCCCCGCCAGAAAGCAGGAAGCTGCGTCCTCGTTGTACGAGGTTGCCTATTCGTATTACGAGAAGGACACGTACCTGAAGACGCTCAAACAGAGCGGACGGCCGGTGAAGAACGTCCCGACGTACGTCTCGGCCCAGCAGGCGGCGATCGACGACCCCGACCGACCGCATCGGGACGAGCGCATCCTCGGCTGGACGACGTTCACGCACGGCGAGCGGTTCCGGCTTGACCTGTAG
- a CDS encoding NAD(P)-dependent oxidoreductase: MDVLVTGACGYIGSALVPLLRADDRVDSVVVFDDLSSGSPRALLGTLGDGLEFRRGDVREYGDVESAMRGVDRVIHLAAITGASSTHERREETFAINYDGTENVLTAAGKLGVDHVVFASSCNVYGRATSTDINETVDPDPINPYAETKLESETLLREYCEEFDMTGTALRMATNFGHSPGIRFNLVVNYFVFRALTGRPLTVYGDGSNWRPFIHVRDAARAYAEAACDPESWDEPVYNVGSMESNYQIAEIADIVADEVAPVDVTYLEDEHPGPSYHVNFDRLSETGFEPSWTLREGVRDLAEKFTTND; this comes from the coding sequence ATGGACGTGCTGGTCACCGGGGCCTGTGGCTACATCGGCAGCGCCTTGGTCCCGCTCTTGCGAGCTGACGACCGCGTCGACAGCGTCGTCGTCTTCGACGACCTCTCCTCAGGGTCGCCGCGGGCACTGCTCGGCACGCTCGGAGACGGCCTCGAATTTCGCCGCGGCGATGTCCGGGAGTACGGCGACGTGGAGAGCGCCATGCGCGGCGTCGACCGCGTCATCCACCTCGCTGCCATCACGGGCGCGTCAAGCACCCACGAGCGGCGCGAGGAGACGTTCGCCATCAACTACGATGGCACCGAGAACGTCCTGACCGCGGCCGGGAAGCTCGGCGTCGACCACGTCGTCTTCGCCTCCTCGTGTAACGTCTACGGCCGCGCGACCAGCACCGACATCAACGAGACCGTCGACCCCGATCCGATCAACCCCTACGCGGAGACAAAACTGGAGTCCGAGACGCTGCTGCGAGAATACTGCGAGGAGTTCGACATGACCGGCACCGCCCTGCGGATGGCCACCAACTTCGGCCACTCGCCGGGCATCCGGTTCAACCTCGTCGTGAACTACTTCGTGTTCCGCGCGCTCACCGGCCGCCCGCTCACCGTCTACGGCGACGGCTCGAACTGGCGACCGTTCATCCACGTCCGCGACGCCGCCCGCGCCTACGCGGAAGCGGCGTGCGACCCCGAGTCTTGGGACGAACCGGTGTACAACGTCGGGTCGATGGAGTCGAACTACCAGATAGCCGAAATCGCTGATATCGTCGCCGACGAGGTCGCGCCAGTCGACGTGACCTACCTCGAAGACGAACACCCCGGCCCGTCGTATCACGTCAACTTCGACCGACTGAGCGAGACTGGTTTCGAACCATCGTGGACGCTGCGCGAGGGCGTCCGCGACCTCGCGGAGAAATTCACAACCAATGACTGA
- a CDS encoding NAD-dependent epimerase/dehydratase family protein produces MTILITGGDGYVGWPAALRIADRTDDRVLLVDNFARREWVEDVGATSATPVASIDERLDAAREVHGLTNLSFVEGDLAEKSFVDELLAVHEPEVVVHTAAQPSAPYSQINGERANYTQHNNLQATRNLLWGLEEHDLTHTHFVETTTTGVYGAPEFPIPEGGATMENQDERDDVPFPNMGGSWYHATKGFDAQNMRLAHTQFDIPISDVRTAIVYGTETEETRADDRLKTRFDFDYYFGTVTHRFCAQAVAGYPVTVYGKGEQRKPFISLEDAVEGLAEVALTDPDERPEGLTVYNQVTRAISIVEIAETIADVGSEFDLDVAVEHFENPRDEDETHKMEIENDRYADLIGGQSQSFEDGVADIFETLTRYADTIEAHEDRFLPGVLSED; encoded by the coding sequence ATGACGATCCTCATCACTGGCGGCGACGGCTACGTCGGGTGGCCGGCCGCCCTGCGAATCGCGGACCGAACGGACGACCGAGTGCTACTCGTCGACAACTTCGCCCGACGGGAGTGGGTCGAGGACGTCGGCGCGACGAGTGCGACACCGGTCGCAAGCATCGACGAACGCCTCGACGCGGCCCGCGAGGTCCACGGCCTGACGAACCTCTCCTTTGTCGAGGGTGACCTCGCCGAGAAGTCCTTCGTGGACGAACTGCTGGCGGTCCACGAGCCGGAAGTCGTCGTTCACACCGCCGCCCAGCCCTCCGCCCCGTACTCCCAGATCAACGGCGAGCGGGCGAACTACACTCAGCACAACAACCTGCAGGCGACGCGGAACCTCCTGTGGGGCCTCGAAGAACACGACCTCACCCACACCCACTTCGTCGAGACGACGACGACGGGCGTCTACGGCGCGCCTGAGTTCCCCATCCCCGAGGGCGGTGCGACGATGGAAAACCAAGACGAGCGCGACGACGTGCCGTTCCCCAACATGGGCGGGAGCTGGTACCACGCGACGAAGGGCTTCGACGCACAGAACATGCGGCTGGCCCACACGCAGTTCGACATCCCGATCTCGGACGTGCGGACGGCCATCGTTTACGGGACCGAGACCGAGGAGACCCGCGCGGACGACCGGCTCAAGACCCGCTTCGACTTCGACTACTACTTCGGCACGGTCACACACCGCTTCTGTGCACAGGCTGTCGCGGGCTACCCAGTCACCGTCTACGGCAAGGGCGAGCAGCGCAAGCCGTTCATTTCGCTTGAGGACGCCGTCGAAGGACTGGCCGAGGTGGCCCTGACCGACCCCGACGAGCGCCCCGAGGGACTGACGGTGTACAATCAGGTTACGCGCGCCATCAGCATCGTCGAGATCGCCGAGACGATTGCAGACGTGGGCAGCGAGTTCGACCTCGACGTGGCTGTCGAGCACTTCGAAAACCCCCGCGACGAGGACGAGACCCACAAGATGGAGATCGAAAACGACCGCTACGCCGACCTCATCGGTGGCCAGTCACAGTCCTTCGAGGACGGCGTCGCCGACATCTTCGAGACGCTGACCCGCTACGCCGACACCATCGAAGCCCACGAGGACCGCTTCCTGCCGGGCGTTCTGAGCGAGGACTGA
- the trmY gene encoding tRNA (pseudouridine(54)-N(1))-methyltransferase TrmY — protein sequence MRQFVIIGHDAPTTPEFSLDDLAGAAGRLDVLCRCVTSAFFLSHAIREDVRVHLILADEYTVTFEGSDLRRLNPDERSTAALIRKALEEREEAIGHIPVETSPGVSLTRRGFEGTLDDVARRGTVVQLHEDGDPVVDVAPPSDPVFILSDHHDFRDEEAALIAERADERVSLGPKALHADHSITVAHNYLDTAGFEQY from the coding sequence ATGCGCCAGTTCGTCATCATCGGCCACGACGCCCCGACGACGCCGGAGTTTTCCCTCGACGATCTGGCCGGCGCTGCCGGCCGGCTCGATGTGCTCTGTCGATGTGTCACCAGCGCGTTCTTTCTGAGTCACGCCATCCGCGAGGACGTGCGGGTCCACCTGATTCTGGCTGACGAGTACACTGTCACGTTCGAGGGGAGCGACCTCCGCCGGCTGAATCCGGACGAGCGGTCCACGGCGGCACTGATACGGAAGGCCTTGGAAGAGCGCGAGGAAGCTATCGGGCACATCCCGGTCGAAACCTCGCCGGGCGTGTCGCTCACACGACGGGGATTCGAAGGGACACTCGACGACGTGGCACGTCGGGGAACCGTCGTCCAACTGCACGAGGACGGCGACCCCGTCGTCGACGTTGCACCGCCGTCGGACCCGGTGTTCATCCTGTCGGACCATCACGACTTCCGGGACGAGGAAGCGGCGCTCATCGCAGAACGTGCGGACGAGCGCGTCTCGCTGGGGCCGAAGGCGCTCCATGCTGACCACTCGATCACGGTCGCACACAACTATCTGGACACGGCCGGGTTCGAGCAGTACTGA
- the arcS gene encoding archaeosine synthase subunit alpha, protein MTDYFEIHERDSAARVGELRLADSVPTPALVDDVDTETPGDCRHVLDDAGSRWPTPQDDPEGDDSRLTVLPHRGLPAGTPDEVEGAFAVDYPDVGFPSAAVVSPDTATDHGSDAYVLAGAPGYVGHASAFVDAVTTVREAVPADTALYLPGVATPRNVATLVYAGVDLVDPDRAVIRGTEGRYLTTDEAYFLEDLDELPCACPACQQPREAFDREDCVEHNVNALAAELRRVRRRIRDGRLRDYVEGQARQDNWLTATFRQLDQQYSYLEERTPLIRRADLSAASDDSLRRVEIQRFAERVTDRYVPRFDDRPLVLVPCSARKPYSDSQSHKQYHDAIKWRAHVVSMTSPIGVVPQELELTYPAQHYDSVVTGNWTATEIEFVSRVLERYLEGTDYPEIIAHVPGEGYRDICERVAESLGREFTYTVTDHPTTADSLGNLAAELEGWDRYPKREREHNTIRAVADYQFGAGAGDELFDDLSTQGRYPQLRADDADGEQLAALAQQYGVLSLTTAGARRWVESDVPTKTVEIEPFVPHGSVLAPGITDASDDIRVGDDVVIRGDAAFGVGRAQMSGPEMQSSTRGIAVQMRHVDEQ, encoded by the coding sequence ATGACCGACTACTTCGAGATCCACGAGCGCGACAGCGCCGCGCGAGTGGGTGAGTTGCGCCTCGCCGACTCCGTGCCGACGCCGGCGCTGGTCGACGACGTGGACACAGAGACACCAGGCGACTGCCGGCACGTCCTCGACGACGCCGGAAGCCGCTGGCCGACGCCACAGGACGACCCTGAGGGCGACGACTCGCGACTCACCGTCCTGCCACATCGCGGACTCCCCGCTGGCACGCCGGACGAAGTCGAGGGGGCCTTCGCGGTCGACTATCCCGACGTTGGCTTCCCGAGCGCGGCCGTCGTCTCGCCCGATACCGCGACCGACCACGGCAGCGACGCCTACGTGCTGGCCGGCGCGCCCGGCTACGTCGGCCACGCGTCGGCGTTCGTCGATGCTGTCACGACCGTCCGGGAGGCCGTTCCCGCTGACACCGCGCTCTATCTCCCGGGTGTTGCCACGCCGCGCAACGTCGCGACGCTCGTCTACGCCGGCGTCGACCTCGTGGACCCCGACCGCGCCGTCATCCGTGGGACCGAGGGCCGATATCTCACGACCGATGAGGCGTACTTCCTCGAAGACCTCGACGAGCTGCCGTGTGCCTGTCCGGCCTGCCAGCAGCCACGCGAGGCGTTCGACCGTGAGGACTGCGTCGAACACAACGTCAACGCGCTCGCCGCGGAACTCCGGCGGGTCCGTCGCCGCATCCGTGACGGCCGCCTTCGAGACTACGTCGAGGGACAGGCCCGACAGGACAACTGGCTCACCGCAACCTTCCGGCAACTGGACCAGCAGTACAGCTATCTAGAAGAGCGGACGCCACTCATCCGGCGGGCCGACCTCTCAGCGGCCAGCGACGACTCGCTGCGTCGCGTCGAAATCCAGCGCTTCGCCGAACGTGTCACTGACCGCTACGTGCCGCGCTTCGACGACCGCCCGCTCGTGTTAGTCCCGTGCTCGGCGCGGAAACCATACAGCGACTCCCAGAGCCACAAGCAGTACCACGACGCCATCAAGTGGCGCGCCCACGTCGTCTCGATGACCTCGCCTATCGGCGTCGTCCCACAGGAACTCGAACTCACCTACCCCGCCCAGCACTACGACTCCGTGGTGACGGGCAACTGGACCGCCACCGAAATCGAATTCGTCAGCCGCGTGCTCGAACGCTATTTAGAAGGCACCGACTACCCGGAGATTATCGCCCACGTACCCGGCGAAGGTTACCGCGACATCTGCGAGCGGGTGGCCGAGTCGCTGGGCCGGGAGTTCACCTACACCGTCACCGACCACCCGACGACGGCGGACTCGCTGGGCAACCTCGCCGCCGAACTGGAGGGCTGGGACCGGTATCCGAAGCGCGAACGCGAACACAACACCATCCGCGCTGTCGCGGACTACCAGTTCGGGGCGGGTGCGGGCGACGAACTGTTCGACGACCTCTCGACGCAGGGTCGGTATCCGCAACTGCGAGCTGACGACGCCGACGGGGAGCAACTGGCGGCACTGGCCCAGCAGTACGGCGTCCTCTCGCTGACCACTGCCGGGGCGCGCCGCTGGGTCGAGAGCGACGTGCCGACCAAGACCGTCGAAATCGAACCGTTCGTGCCCCACGGCTCGGTGCTTGCGCCGGGGATTACAGACGCCAGCGACGACATCCGGGTCGGCGACGATGTAGTGATTCGGGGCGATGCGGCCTTCGGCGTCGGCCGCGCCCAGATGAGCGGCCCGGAGATGCAGTCCTCGACACGGGGCATCGCTGTCCAGATGCGCCACGTCGACGAGCAGTAG
- a CDS encoding NUDIX hydrolase, translated as MDEELIWETLGAETAYACPGFDVVREDVRLPDGTEEAFDYVQHGESVIILPFTADGDVVVIEEWRQPVRRVNRGLPAGTMESEDDDPRAAAARELREETGYEAGTLDHLYTGEPANGNTDYVFHYYVARDCEATSDQNLDHNESIRVDTADFDSLVQSVRDGALRDSRSAVGIMYYALFER; from the coding sequence ATGGACGAGGAACTCATCTGGGAAACGCTCGGTGCCGAAACCGCCTACGCCTGTCCGGGGTTCGATGTCGTCCGCGAGGACGTGCGCCTTCCCGACGGAACTGAGGAGGCGTTTGATTACGTACAACACGGCGAGAGCGTCATCATACTCCCGTTCACCGCCGACGGCGACGTGGTCGTTATCGAGGAATGGCGACAGCCGGTTCGGCGAGTCAATCGCGGCCTGCCGGCTGGGACGATGGAGTCGGAGGACGACGACCCAAGGGCCGCCGCCGCCCGCGAACTCCGCGAGGAGACGGGCTACGAAGCCGGCACCCTCGACCATCTCTACACGGGTGAACCGGCCAACGGTAACACCGACTACGTGTTCCACTACTACGTCGCGCGGGACTGCGAGGCGACGAGCGACCAGAACCTCGACCACAACGAATCGATCCGAGTCGACACCGCCGACTTCGATTCGCTGGTCCAGTCGGTACGCGACGGGGCACTCCGTGACAGTCGGTCTGCCGTAGGTATCATGTACTATGCCCTGTTCGAGCGATAA
- a CDS encoding VanZ family protein has product MDRSGFRHYLPAVGFSLLLLVTSLLPIPEGAGEQVPAFLGFALDKWVHAASYGTLAALLAWGRQARDVSTVVALVAVSICYGAGVELLQGLVPSRGVSGADFVANAVGAVLAGLVWIVAHRFGALSDRVDPPSRQ; this is encoded by the coding sequence ATGGACCGGTCGGGATTCCGCCACTATCTGCCCGCAGTCGGGTTTTCGCTGCTGCTACTCGTCACCTCACTTCTCCCGATTCCCGAAGGGGCAGGCGAGCAGGTCCCCGCGTTCCTCGGTTTCGCGCTGGATAAGTGGGTTCATGCGGCGAGTTACGGCACGCTGGCGGCACTGCTTGCGTGGGGCCGACAGGCCCGTGATGTGAGCACGGTTGTAGCACTCGTAGCAGTGTCCATCTGCTACGGGGCCGGGGTTGAACTGCTGCAGGGACTCGTCCCATCACGCGGTGTGAGCGGCGCCGACTTCGTGGCCAACGCGGTCGGGGCAGTTCTGGCCGGGCTGGTGTGGATCGTGGCCCACCGCTTCGGCGCGCTTTCGGACCGAGTCGATCCACCGTCCCGGCAGTAA
- the tgtA gene encoding tRNA guanosine(15) transglycosylase TgtA: MTNFEVRQYDAAGRLGELTVPRAGVTVETPTILPVVNPHVQTVAPSTLASEFGAEILITNSYILHGSDDLREPVLEQGLHDLLGFDGAIMTDSGSFQLAEYGDIDVTTEEILEFQHEIGSDIGTPVDIPTPPDVDRERATEELKTTQERLEHATTVDTGEMLVSAPVQGSTYPDLRERAAADAVTTGLDVFPLGAVVPLMNEYRYADLADVVAACKRGLGEVGPVHLFGAGHPMMFAMAAALGCDLFDSAAYALYARDDRYLTVQGTELLDELTYFPCHCPVCTDHTPAELDGMDADQREELLARHNLHVTYGEIRTVKQAIRSGNLMELVDNRTRGHPAMLDGYRALLDHAAQLERTDPVSKDAFFYTSNESARRPEVRRHQDRLERLPVEGDDVLLTEGSSSAQYDESWGVLPPFGPYPRELADTYPLTAEVPDRTDRAAYEAAAAGVQRLVELHPDVSFTLVHDDWPVTALDRVPERVRLRDLHARD; this comes from the coding sequence ATGACGAATTTCGAGGTCCGCCAGTACGACGCAGCGGGCCGGCTGGGCGAGCTGACCGTGCCGCGGGCCGGCGTCACCGTCGAGACGCCGACTATCCTGCCCGTGGTCAATCCCCACGTCCAGACGGTCGCGCCGTCGACGCTGGCGTCGGAGTTCGGTGCGGAGATACTCATCACGAACAGCTACATCCTGCACGGCTCTGATGACCTCCGCGAGCCGGTGCTGGAACAGGGCCTCCATGACCTGCTCGGGTTCGACGGGGCCATCATGACCGATTCCGGCTCGTTCCAACTCGCCGAGTACGGCGACATCGACGTGACCACCGAGGAGATACTGGAGTTCCAGCACGAGATTGGCTCCGACATCGGCACACCTGTTGACATTCCGACGCCGCCGGACGTAGACCGCGAACGGGCGACCGAGGAACTCAAAACGACCCAGGAGCGACTCGAACACGCCACGACTGTCGACACCGGCGAGATGCTCGTCAGCGCGCCGGTCCAGGGGTCGACCTATCCAGACCTGCGAGAGCGCGCCGCCGCGGACGCCGTCACCACCGGGCTGGACGTGTTCCCGCTGGGGGCCGTCGTCCCGCTGATGAACGAGTACCGCTACGCCGACCTCGCCGACGTCGTCGCGGCCTGCAAGCGCGGGCTGGGGGAGGTCGGCCCGGTCCACCTGTTCGGCGCGGGCCATCCGATGATGTTCGCGATGGCGGCGGCGCTGGGTTGTGACCTGTTCGACTCGGCGGCGTACGCACTGTACGCCCGCGACGACCGCTATCTCACGGTGCAGGGGACGGAACTGCTCGACGAACTGACCTACTTCCCGTGTCACTGTCCCGTCTGTACCGACCACACGCCGGCGGAACTCGACGGAATGGACGCCGACCAGCGCGAGGAACTGCTCGCCCGGCACAACCTCCACGTCACCTACGGCGAAATCCGGACGGTCAAGCAGGCGATTCGCTCGGGCAACCTCATGGAACTGGTCGACAACCGCACACGCGGCCACCCAGCGATGCTCGACGGCTACCGCGCGCTGCTTGACCACGCCGCGCAACTCGAACGAACGGACCCCGTCTCGAAAGACGCCTTCTTTTACACTTCGAATGAGAGCGCTCGCCGGCCCGAAGTCCGCCGGCATCAGGACCGACTCGAACGGCTTCCGGTCGAGGGCGACGACGTCTTGCTGACCGAAGGCAGCTCCAGCGCACAGTACGACGAGAGCTGGGGTGTCCTGCCCCCGTTCGGTCCGTATCCACGCGAACTCGCCGACACCTATCCGTTGACCGCCGAGGTCCCGGACCGGACCGACAGAGCGGCCTACGAAGCCGCAGCGGCAGGCGTCCAGCGACTGGTCGAACTCCATCCCGACGTGTCCTTCACGCTGGTCCACGACGACTGGCCGGTGACGGCGCTCGACCGCGTGCCAGAGCGCGTCCGCCTGCGTGACCTGCACGCGAGAGACTGA
- a CDS encoding NAD(P)-dependent oxidoreductase produces MDIVVTGGRGSSGRWIVDRLAESHDVTVLDRQLPDDSGHPAVEYRALDLTDAGSVFDSLTAIDPDAVVHWAAIPVAGNHPGVDLFQNNTLAAHNVLSAAGRVGADVVQGSSDGAYGFFFAEETPVPDELPITERHTLRPEDDYGLSKVVTEEIGKTITRRDGISVASIRPSWIQIPGEYPCRSEDYVNDLAAGAGNYWSYVDVRDVVDLVAAALVGEIDGHEAFNCVGPDNALGRPLVELMREHYGRVPDDCTVEDDAAAYSTAKATELLGWEPSRSWRDAADEDVAVPAV; encoded by the coding sequence ATGGATATTGTCGTGACCGGCGGCCGGGGCAGTTCCGGCCGCTGGATTGTCGACCGGCTCGCCGAATCTCATGACGTGACAGTACTCGACCGGCAGCTCCCCGACGATAGTGGCCATCCGGCCGTCGAATACCGGGCGCTCGATCTGACAGACGCCGGGAGCGTGTTCGACTCGCTCACTGCCATCGACCCCGATGCAGTGGTTCACTGGGCGGCGATTCCGGTGGCCGGAAACCACCCCGGGGTAGACCTGTTCCAGAACAACACGCTGGCGGCGCACAACGTCCTCTCGGCGGCCGGCCGCGTCGGCGCTGACGTCGTACAGGGATCTTCTGACGGCGCGTACGGCTTCTTCTTCGCCGAGGAAACGCCGGTGCCGGACGAACTCCCGATTACGGAACGGCACACGCTCCGGCCGGAGGACGATTACGGGCTCTCGAAGGTCGTCACCGAGGAAATCGGGAAGACGATTACCCGCCGGGACGGCATCTCAGTGGCGTCGATCCGCCCCTCGTGGATACAGATTCCCGGCGAGTACCCCTGTCGGTCCGAGGACTACGTCAACGACCTCGCGGCCGGCGCAGGCAACTATTGGTCGTACGTGGACGTGCGAGACGTGGTCGATCTCGTTGCAGCCGCGCTCGTGGGAGAAATCGACGGCCATGAGGCGTTCAACTGCGTCGGCCCCGACAACGCGCTGGGCCGGCCGCTGGTCGAACTCATGCGCGAACACTACGGTCGCGTTCCGGACGACTGCACGGTCGAGGATGACGCCGCGGCGTACTCGACAGCCAAGGCCACAGAGCTGCTGGGCTGGGAGCCGTCCCGGTCTTGGCGTGACGCCGCCGACGAGGACGTGGCCGTGCCGGCGGTCTGA